A genomic segment from Streptomyces sp. NBC_00654 encodes:
- a CDS encoding DUF4255 domain-containing protein: MIHEVDDVLRLLIRAEVLEGGQISVVFDAPTREWAAKVNAPMVNLYLYDIREDMRRRERGLHNEYDERGAVVARRRPPRYFKLSYLITAWTKRPEDEHRLLSSLLACLLRYEALPPERLAGSLAEIGAAVPMSIALPPPEDRSFADVWSALGGELKPSLDLVISVPVTASPSYEAGPPVGDEGLQARFGDVPARTEGETRGQGQTQDQPGRKGLPVYGSRPGRPARPGREEPAASGTAGPRRGLSLRITENRDSRDRDGRTEDSTA, from the coding sequence ATGATCCACGAGGTCGACGACGTACTACGGTTGCTGATCCGGGCAGAAGTGCTCGAAGGCGGTCAGATCTCGGTTGTCTTCGATGCGCCGACGCGGGAGTGGGCGGCGAAGGTCAACGCACCCATGGTCAACCTCTACCTCTACGACATCCGAGAGGACATGAGGCGCCGCGAGCGCGGCCTGCACAACGAGTACGACGAGCGCGGCGCGGTCGTCGCACGCCGCCGCCCGCCCCGCTACTTCAAGCTGTCGTACCTGATCACGGCATGGACGAAGCGCCCGGAGGACGAACACCGGCTGCTGTCCTCGCTGCTGGCGTGCCTGCTGCGCTACGAGGCGCTGCCCCCTGAGCGGCTGGCGGGCTCACTGGCGGAGATCGGGGCCGCCGTACCGATGTCGATCGCGCTGCCGCCGCCGGAGGACCGCTCGTTCGCGGACGTGTGGAGCGCGCTGGGCGGTGAGCTGAAGCCCTCGCTGGACCTGGTGATCAGCGTCCCGGTGACGGCCTCGCCGAGCTACGAGGCAGGACCCCCGGTGGGGGACGAGGGGCTCCAGGCGCGGTTCGGGGACGTACCCGCCCGCACGGAGGGCGAGACGCGGGGCCAGGGGCAGACGCAGGACCAGCCCGGCCGCAAGGGGCTGCCGGTGTACGGATCCCGTCCCGGCCGCCCGGCCCGCCCAGGCCGCGAGGAACCGGCGGCTTCCGGTACGGCGGGACCCCGGCGGGGCCTCTCGCTCCGCATCACCGAGAACCGTGATTCCCGGGACCGGGACGGCCGTACGGAGGACAGCACCGCATGA
- a CDS encoding sensor histidine kinase, translated as MWSPWRIVGESLLSVVVGLLGAGLAALDHGGTVRIAAAGLAIAALSLLRRTLPATVLLVAAGGSVLFGALAPLVLVAAWSAGRRIDGVGKAVAAFALAYVLNVGLAVVQALPHLSLSRSVFGVLWPLVAIIAPGLAGLYRAQHHTLADTLREYDAQQQRERAMIAGQARARERQRIAQDMHDSLGHQLVLISVHAGALEVDRELTGRQREAVGVLREASVAAMHELREVVQVMRDGTEVPNEDRTAPGVAAAAEDITAPSRGVAGIEGLVGTSRSVGAAVELRHSGVPCPLPPTADHAAYRIVQEGLTNAHKHAPGAPITVELRYEPDSLVVEVANGPATGTTDNGRGVVSGGQGLTGLGERTRLIGGMAHAGPTADGGFRLAGVLPYTSPEGGVPSPAPGNVATTFVDPTGAFWQQTPGDSSGEGGPVMNGNGLKELAKAMSRKNGSGIAIGCGLAVLIPLLLVIAAVGVGGYVLLDKAEKARIDPKQYDAVKVGQSEAEIRKQLPKENRFVTDGLESGAPPVPKGAECLSLTSTESSGKPDMEPVFRFCFKDGKLIEKKSFEVTS; from the coding sequence ATGTGGTCTCCCTGGCGCATCGTGGGCGAATCGCTGCTGAGCGTAGTGGTCGGGCTGCTGGGAGCAGGTCTCGCGGCCCTGGACCACGGCGGCACCGTACGGATCGCTGCCGCCGGGCTGGCGATCGCAGCGCTGTCACTCCTGCGCCGGACGCTGCCCGCGACCGTGCTGCTGGTGGCCGCCGGCGGTTCTGTCCTGTTCGGCGCTCTCGCTCCGTTGGTCCTTGTCGCCGCGTGGTCGGCGGGGCGGCGGATCGACGGGGTCGGCAAGGCCGTCGCCGCCTTCGCCCTCGCATACGTCCTCAACGTCGGCCTGGCAGTCGTGCAGGCGCTGCCTCACCTCTCACTGTCCCGCTCGGTCTTCGGCGTTCTGTGGCCGCTGGTCGCGATCATCGCGCCCGGCCTGGCCGGCCTCTACAGGGCGCAGCACCATACGCTGGCCGACACGCTCCGGGAGTACGACGCCCAGCAGCAACGTGAGCGCGCGATGATCGCCGGGCAGGCCCGGGCGCGGGAGCGTCAGCGCATTGCGCAGGACATGCACGACAGCCTCGGCCATCAGCTGGTGCTCATCTCGGTGCACGCGGGCGCGCTGGAGGTGGACCGCGAGCTGACCGGACGGCAGCGGGAGGCGGTGGGGGTGCTGCGCGAGGCGTCGGTGGCCGCGATGCACGAGCTGCGCGAGGTGGTACAGGTGATGCGCGACGGTACGGAGGTCCCGAACGAGGACCGCACAGCCCCGGGCGTCGCGGCTGCGGCGGAGGACATCACGGCGCCGTCGCGCGGGGTGGCGGGCATCGAGGGCCTGGTGGGAACGTCCCGGAGCGTGGGCGCCGCCGTGGAGCTGCGGCACTCCGGCGTGCCGTGCCCGCTCCCCCCGACCGCCGATCATGCGGCGTACCGCATCGTCCAGGAGGGCCTGACCAACGCCCACAAGCACGCCCCCGGCGCGCCGATCACCGTCGAGCTGCGGTATGAGCCGGACTCGCTGGTGGTGGAGGTCGCCAACGGACCCGCAACCGGGACGACGGACAACGGCCGGGGCGTGGTGAGCGGCGGCCAGGGGCTGACCGGGCTCGGTGAGCGGACCCGGCTCATCGGGGGCATGGCGCACGCGGGCCCGACGGCGGACGGCGGCTTCCGGCTGGCGGGCGTGCTGCCGTACACATCGCCGGAAGGCGGTGTCCCGAGCCCCGCGCCCGGCAACGTGGCGACGACGTTCGTCGATCCAACAGGCGCCTTTTGGCAGCAGACCCCCGGGGACTCCTCGGGCGAGGGTGGTCCTGTCATGAACGGGAACGGTCTGAAGGAGCTGGCCAAGGCAATGAGCAGGAAGAACGGAAGCGGCATAGCCATCGGCTGCGGGTTGGCGGTACTGATCCCTCTGCTGCTGGTGATCGCCGCCGTCGGCGTCGGGGGATACGTCCTTCTGGACAAGGCGGAGAAGGCCAGGATCGATCCGAAGCAGTACGACGCGGTGAAGGTGGGCCAGTCCGAGGCAGAGATCCGCAAGCAGTTGCCCAAGGAGAACCGCTTCGTGACCGACGGCCTGGAATCGGGTGCGCCGCCCGTGCCCAAGGGCGCGGAGTGCCTCAGCCTGACGTCCACGGAGTCGAGCGGCAAGCCGGACATGGAGCCGGTCTTCCGGTTCTGCTTCAAGGACGGCAAGTTGATTGAGAAGAAGTCCTTCGAGGTGACCAGCTGA
- a CDS encoding ATP-binding protein — protein MTPPADPGPAPPATPAAASSDPSLRHLLARAVAVEQRVRRAVEARQRTDPDPDDAFRGLYLTDENIVRLLDEKAVRGFPDPVAEAPETPEAPEAPYVPKVPGASGTPYIPEGPAVPEAPGPPGTSAAPSAPSAKAPARPASRLTSLAAEFGLTPLDIEILLIALVPDLDDRFEAFYGYLNDDVTRRRPSIGLALGLCGSTPADQAARGRLSARAPLREGRLLLVEDLDRPFLSRALRVPDRVTAHLLGDDTPDPRLADLLAPWHAVAGVGDPAPLAGVLSDGVPLAYLSEDQGGAGTALAASALTLAGLGVLGLDLARLAEDPAPAEAVRSLVREARLTGAGLVCAPLDAVSREHPHLLRLLTATPVPTVMVGRVPWDASWSATPPLLLHAPRVEPSARGALWTDAYRDLAPAPVPPTIDADHLLAPFLLTPEQVTGAARSAAQTARLNGGTLTADHVRQGARAQNAAGLDRLARRIEPTVTWDDLVLPPDAHAQLRELTARARHRDRVLGEWGMRPGGGRGRGVSALFAGDSGTGKTMSAEVIAADLGLDLYTVDLATVIDKYVGETEKNLERIFTEAAGVNGVLLFDEADAIFGKRSDVKDAHDRYANVESAYLLQRMESFDGLAILATNLRANLDDAFTRRLDLVIDFPVPDPDQRLVLWERCLGPLLPRDKDLDLAFCAENFELAGGNIRSIAVTAAYLAADTGDAVTMETLIHAIQREYQKLGRLTLASEFGPYLGLVQG, from the coding sequence ATGACGCCCCCGGCCGACCCCGGCCCAGCGCCCCCGGCCACCCCCGCGGCCGCGTCGTCCGATCCGAGCCTGCGCCACCTGCTCGCCCGCGCGGTAGCCGTCGAGCAGCGGGTACGCCGCGCGGTCGAGGCCCGGCAGCGGACCGACCCGGACCCGGACGACGCGTTTCGCGGTCTGTACCTCACGGACGAGAACATCGTGAGGCTGCTGGACGAGAAGGCGGTACGCGGGTTCCCCGATCCGGTCGCGGAGGCCCCGGAGACCCCGGAGGCCCCGGAGGCCCCGTACGTCCCGAAGGTTCCGGGAGCCTCAGGAACCCCGTATATCCCGGAGGGCCCAGCGGTCCCGGAGGCCCCGGGACCCCCGGGAACCTCCGCCGCCCCGTCCGCCCCGTCCGCTAAGGCCCCCGCGCGGCCCGCATCCCGACTGACCTCCCTGGCGGCCGAGTTCGGGCTCACCCCGCTCGACATCGAGATCCTGCTCATCGCCCTCGTACCGGATCTGGACGACCGCTTCGAGGCGTTCTACGGCTACCTCAACGACGACGTGACCCGCCGCCGCCCGTCCATCGGCCTGGCTCTGGGCCTCTGCGGCTCGACCCCCGCCGATCAGGCGGCACGCGGCCGGCTGTCGGCCCGCGCCCCGCTCCGTGAGGGCAGGCTGCTCCTGGTCGAGGACCTGGACCGCCCGTTCCTGAGCCGCGCCCTTCGCGTACCGGACCGGGTCACCGCACACCTCCTGGGCGACGACACCCCGGACCCACGCCTCGCCGACCTGCTGGCCCCCTGGCACGCGGTGGCGGGCGTCGGCGACCCGGCGCCGCTGGCGGGGGTCCTCTCCGACGGCGTCCCGCTGGCCTACCTCAGCGAGGACCAGGGCGGCGCGGGTACGGCGCTGGCCGCGTCCGCGCTCACCCTGGCGGGACTCGGGGTGTTGGGCCTGGACCTGGCCCGGCTGGCCGAGGACCCCGCCCCGGCGGAGGCGGTACGGTCCCTGGTCCGCGAGGCGCGACTGACCGGGGCGGGCCTGGTCTGCGCCCCGCTGGACGCGGTCTCCCGGGAGCACCCGCACCTGCTCAGGCTCCTCACCGCCACCCCCGTACCGACGGTCATGGTGGGCAGGGTCCCGTGGGACGCGTCCTGGTCGGCCACCCCGCCGCTGCTCCTGCACGCCCCGCGGGTGGAGCCTTCGGCGCGCGGGGCCCTGTGGACGGACGCGTACCGGGACCTGGCCCCGGCCCCCGTCCCGCCCACGATCGACGCGGACCACCTGCTGGCCCCCTTCCTCCTCACCCCGGAACAGGTCACGGGCGCCGCGCGCAGCGCCGCCCAGACGGCCCGCCTCAACGGCGGAACCCTCACCGCCGACCACGTACGCCAGGGAGCCCGCGCCCAGAACGCGGCCGGTCTGGACCGCCTCGCCCGCCGCATCGAACCCACGGTGACCTGGGACGACCTGGTCCTCCCGCCCGACGCCCACGCCCAGCTCCGCGAACTCACCGCCCGCGCCCGGCACCGCGACCGGGTGCTGGGGGAGTGGGGCATGCGCCCGGGAGGCGGCAGGGGCCGGGGCGTCTCGGCGCTGTTCGCGGGCGACTCCGGCACCGGCAAGACGATGTCGGCGGAGGTGATCGCCGCGGACCTGGGCCTGGACCTGTACACGGTCGACCTGGCGACGGTCATCGACAAGTACGTGGGCGAGACCGAGAAGAACCTGGAGCGCATCTTCACGGAGGCGGCGGGCGTGAACGGCGTCCTGCTCTTCGACGAGGCCGACGCGATCTTCGGCAAGCGCTCGGACGTGAAGGACGCCCATGACCGCTACGCGAACGTGGAGAGCGCGTACCTCCTGCAACGCATGGAGTCCTTCGACGGCCTGGCCATCCTCGCGACCAACCTCCGGGCCAACCTCGACGACGCGTTCACCCGCCGCCTGGACCTGGTCATCGACTTCCCCGTCCCGGACCCGGACCAGCGCCTGGTCCTCTGGGAACGCTGCCTGGGCCCGCTGCTCCCAAGAGACAAGGACCTGGACCTGGCCTTCTGCGCGGAGAACTTCGAGCTGGCGGGCGGCAACATCCGCTCGATCGCGGTGACGGCGGCGTACCTGGCGGCGGACACGGGCGACGCGGTGACGATGGAGACGCTGATCCACGCGATCCAGCGGGAGTACCAGAAACTGGGCCGGCTGACGCTGGCCTCGGAGTTCGGGCCGTATCTGGGGCTGGTGCAGGGGTGA
- a CDS encoding ankyrin repeat domain-containing protein, whose product MSDYWTPAHHAVEHEDAEALARLLAEGADPDEVLGNMTLLTHAIDAEGDGALQSAQPLSVHTTAVLLAFGADPELADPDGRTPLDMANYYAHDLAVNLLDTHISKRACGSR is encoded by the coding sequence GTGAGCGACTACTGGACACCTGCCCATCACGCAGTTGAGCACGAGGATGCGGAAGCCCTGGCCCGCCTGCTGGCCGAGGGTGCCGATCCCGATGAGGTCCTCGGCAACATGACACTGCTGACACACGCGATTGATGCGGAGGGTGATGGCGCCCTACAGAGTGCTCAGCCGTTGTCCGTGCATACCACTGCTGTTCTGCTGGCCTTCGGGGCGGACCCCGAACTGGCAGACCCAGATGGCCGCACCCCCTTGGACATGGCCAATTACTATGCCCACGACTTGGCGGTGAACCTGCTGGACACTCACATCAGTAAGCGAGCCTGCGGTAGCAGATGA
- a CDS encoding type II toxin-antitoxin system VapC family toxin, protein MAQSGTLVLDSEGLSKLVASDRQVMSLLRGAEEEDMRVVASILTLIEAHHQRVNAARFNWAVSRVTVEPVSDEIGRSAMTLLADAGLHGHTYAIDAVVAATALRAQKPVVVLTSDPEDLAMLCGDRVRIVKV, encoded by the coding sequence ATGGCGCAGTCAGGGACGCTGGTCCTGGACAGCGAAGGCCTGTCCAAGCTCGTGGCCAGCGACCGACAGGTCATGTCGCTGCTCCGCGGGGCAGAAGAGGAAGACATGAGAGTGGTGGCCAGCATCCTCACTCTCATCGAGGCGCATCATCAGCGGGTGAATGCCGCTCGCTTCAACTGGGCTGTCTCACGGGTCACTGTCGAGCCCGTCTCCGACGAGATCGGCAGATCGGCGATGACTCTGCTCGCCGATGCCGGCCTTCACGGTCACACGTACGCCATCGACGCGGTCGTGGCGGCCACGGCTCTGCGGGCGCAGAAGCCGGTGGTGGTGCTCACCTCGGATCCCGAAGACCTGGCCATGCTGTGCGGCGATCGTGTCCGCATCGTCAAGGTATGA
- a CDS encoding cytochrome P450 — MSGSSPRTPAPDVFDPRQYARGIPHDRYRHLRDHHPVAWQEEPEVLDWPAGPGFWAVTRHRDVVRVLKDSSTYSSYLGATQIRDPDPADLPFIRRMMLNQDPPHHRRLRTLVSRAFTPGRVDRFEEAVRERARSLLTGAVTEARRGDGTCDLVARVTDDYALLNLTDLLGVPATDRGLLLHWTQRVIGYQDPDEAGTQVLGPDGKPVNPRSPASLRDMFDYAHELAAHKRQYPADDVMTALATDPELTAPELEMFFFLLVVAGNDTVRSAAPGGLHLLAQHPDAYRSLCDGEAGFATAVDELLRRHPPVLSFRRTARQDTTLAGTRIRTGDKVVVFHASANHDERVFPDPFTLDLARSPNPHISFGGGPHVCLGAHFARLQLRVLYEEMCRVLPPDALRPAAPPRRLVSNFINGLKTLPVRVVDA, encoded by the coding sequence GTGAGCGGGTCCAGCCCCCGAACCCCCGCACCGGACGTCTTCGACCCGAGGCAGTACGCGCGGGGCATCCCCCACGACCGCTACCGCCACCTGCGCGATCACCACCCCGTCGCGTGGCAGGAGGAGCCGGAGGTACTGGATTGGCCTGCGGGCCCCGGTTTCTGGGCGGTCACCCGGCACCGGGACGTCGTCCGGGTCCTGAAGGACTCGTCCACGTACTCCTCGTACCTCGGTGCCACCCAGATCCGCGACCCGGACCCCGCCGACCTGCCGTTCATCCGCCGCATGATGCTCAACCAGGACCCCCCGCACCACCGGCGACTGCGTACGCTCGTCAGCCGCGCCTTCACCCCCGGGCGCGTGGACCGTTTCGAGGAGGCTGTCCGGGAGCGGGCCCGTTCCCTGCTCACGGGGGCGGTCACCGAGGCCCGGCGCGGCGACGGTACCTGCGACCTCGTCGCCCGCGTCACCGACGACTACGCCTTGCTCAACCTCACCGACCTGCTCGGAGTGCCCGCCACCGACCGGGGTCTGCTCCTTCACTGGACCCAGCGCGTCATCGGCTACCAGGATCCCGACGAGGCGGGGACGCAGGTACTCGGCCCGGATGGCAAACCGGTCAATCCGCGCTCCCCGGCGTCGCTGCGCGACATGTTCGACTACGCGCACGAGCTGGCCGCACACAAGCGTCAGTACCCTGCCGACGATGTGATGACAGCCCTCGCCACCGACCCCGAACTGACCGCGCCCGAACTGGAGATGTTCTTCTTCCTGCTCGTGGTGGCGGGGAACGACACGGTACGCAGCGCGGCCCCCGGCGGCCTGCACCTCCTGGCCCAGCATCCGGATGCGTACCGGAGCCTGTGCGACGGCGAGGCCGGGTTCGCCACAGCTGTGGACGAACTGCTCCGCCGCCATCCCCCGGTCCTGTCCTTCCGCCGCACCGCTCGCCAGGACACGACTCTGGCCGGCACGCGCATCCGTACCGGCGACAAGGTGGTCGTCTTCCACGCCTCGGCCAACCACGACGAACGTGTCTTCCCCGACCCGTTCACCCTGGACCTGGCCCGCTCCCCGAACCCGCACATCTCCTTCGGCGGCGGCCCCCACGTCTGCCTGGGCGCGCACTTCGCGCGCTTGCAGCTGCGTGTCTTGTACGAGGAGATGTGCCGCGTCCTGCCGCCAGACGCACTCCGCCCCGCGGCTCCACCGCGCCGCCTGGTGTCGAACTTCATCAACGGGTTGAAGACGCTGCCTGTGCGGGTGGTCGATGCGTGA
- a CDS encoding Scr1 family TA system antitoxin-like transcriptional regulator gives MLSFTEFLRAWCRSFRTRTARTPAWPAAVPDPAVPWPANPGIAYVEHRAGALYLEEAHEIDAHSVAFEHLAALALSPYESLALV, from the coding sequence ATCCTCTCGTTCACCGAGTTCCTGAGAGCATGGTGCAGGTCCTTCCGTACTCGCACGGCGCGCACCCCGGCATGGCCGGCGGCCGTTCCAGATCCTGCGGTTCCTTGGCCTGCCAACCCGGGCATTGCCTACGTGGAGCACCGGGCGGGGGCGCTGTATCTCGAAGAGGCTCACGAGATCGATGCCCATAGTGTGGCCTTCGAGCACTTGGCCGCGCTAGCTCTGAGCCCGTACGAGTCGCTCGCGTTGGTGTGA
- a CDS encoding IS5 family transposase (programmed frameshift), with the protein MVGIVERLVPDELWELFQRVVPEAPSRPQGGGRRRHGDREVLAAIVFVATSGCTWQQLSSASFGPSGATAHRRFSEWSKARVWAKLHRLVLDELGARGELDWSRCAIDSVNMRALKGDLTGPNPVDRGKYGSKIHLITERSGLPLSVGISAANLHDSQALIPLVKGIPPIRSRRGRRRRKPGKLHADKGYDYAHLRLWLRQRGITHRIARRGIETSQRLGRHRWTVERTMAWLAGCRRLHRRYERKSDHFLAFTSIACTLICYRRLAY; encoded by the exons ATGGTGGGGATCGTTGAGCGGTTGGTGCCGGACGAGTTGTGGGAGTTGTTCCAGCGGGTGGTGCCGGAGGCGCCATCACGGCCGCAGGGTGGTGGCCGGCGTCGGCACGGCGACCGGGAGGTGCTGGCCGCGATCGTGTTCGTGGCTACGTCGGGTTGTACCTGGCAGCAGTTGTCTTCCGCGTCGTTCGGCCCGTCGGGTGCTACCGCTCATCGGCGCTTCTCCGAGTGGTCAAAAGCCAGGGTGTGGGCCAAGCTCCACCGTCTGGTCCTCGATGAACTCGGTGCTCGCGGAGAGTTGGACTGGTCGCGCTGCGCGATCGACTCGGTGAACATGCGGGCCTTG AAGGGGGACCTGACAGGTCCGAATCCTGTCGATCGGGGCAAGTACGGCTCGAAGATCCACCTCATCACGGAACGATCGGGTCTGCCCCTGTCCGTCGGTATCTCAGCGGCGAACCTGCACGACAGCCAGGCCCTCATCCCTCTCGTGAAAGGAATACCGCCGATCCGCTCGCGCCGCGGACGCCGACGGCGCAAGCCGGGAAAGCTGCACGCCGACAAGGGCTACGACTACGCCCACCTGCGGCTTTGGTTACGCCAGCGTGGCATCACCCACCGCATCGCCCGGAGGGGAATCGAGACCTCGCAGCGACTCGGCCGCCATCGCTGGACCGTCGAACGCACCATGGCCTGGCTTGCCGGATGCCGACGCCTTCACCGGCGTTATGAACGCAAATCTGACCACTTTCTCGCCTTCACCAGCATCGCCTGCACTCTCATCTGCTACCGCAGGCTCGCTTACTGA
- a CDS encoding DUF397 domain-containing protein, whose amino-acid sequence MRGSSISGDQGAWVEAAPLNDGRLAVRNSNDPGAGVVFFTRTEMDVWIRGAKAGELDALGTVDRQVAAQGIREAFEVLGGKFVEPVILIKGHSWRLEERPRSQ is encoded by the coding sequence ATGCGGGGGTCCAGCATCAGTGGCGATCAAGGAGCCTGGGTGGAGGCCGCACCGTTGAACGACGGTCGCTTAGCTGTCCGCAACAGTAACGATCCTGGGGCGGGGGTGGTCTTCTTCACCCGGACCGAGATGGATGTCTGGATCAGAGGTGCCAAGGCCGGGGAGCTCGATGCCCTGGGCACTGTCGATCGACAGGTGGCCGCTCAGGGTATCCGCGAAGCATTCGAGGTCCTGGGAGGAAAGTTCGTCGAGCCCGTGATCTTGATTAAGGGCCATTCTTGGCGTCTCGAAGAACGTCCGAGATCTCAATGA
- a CDS encoding response regulator transcription factor: protein MITVLVTDDEPLIRAGVRMILSSADDIEVVGEAENGREAVELARTHRVDVVLLDIQMPVMDGLTALAELQRTVPDTRVLILTTFGEQQNVLRALTGGGVGFLLKDSAPAELIRAVRAAAAGDAYLSPGATRRVVDSLASSQSVHRAEQARRRLDSLTNRELEVLALLGEGLSNAHAGQRIHMSEATVKSYVSRILTKLDCENRVQAALLARDAGLGT from the coding sequence ATGATCACGGTTCTCGTCACGGATGACGAGCCGCTCATCCGGGCAGGCGTCAGGATGATTCTCTCCTCCGCCGACGACATCGAAGTCGTCGGCGAGGCGGAGAACGGCCGTGAGGCGGTCGAACTGGCCCGGACCCACCGCGTGGACGTCGTGCTGCTGGACATCCAGATGCCGGTCATGGACGGACTGACGGCGCTGGCCGAGCTGCAACGGACCGTGCCTGACACGCGGGTGCTGATCCTGACAACCTTCGGGGAACAGCAGAACGTACTGCGCGCACTGACCGGGGGCGGCGTGGGCTTTCTGCTCAAGGACTCGGCGCCCGCGGAACTCATCCGCGCGGTCCGGGCCGCCGCGGCCGGAGACGCGTACCTGTCGCCGGGTGCCACCCGCCGTGTCGTGGACTCGTTGGCGTCCAGCCAGAGCGTTCACCGGGCCGAGCAGGCCCGCCGCCGGCTGGACTCGCTGACCAACCGCGAGCTGGAGGTCCTGGCGCTGCTGGGTGAGGGCCTGTCCAACGCTCACGCCGGGCAGCGGATCCATATGAGCGAGGCCACAGTCAAATCGTATGTGAGCCGGATCCTGACCAAGCTGGACTGCGAGAACCGGGTGCAGGCCGCACTGCTGGCACGAGATGCCGGCCTGGGAACCTGA